Within the Terriglobia bacterium genome, the region CGCAACTCACCCTTTACCGCGCCGTGCGCGCCGTTTTCCCCGAGAAGTATCGCGACAAGCTCAAGCTCCGCTTCGCCCCGCTCGTCCGCTTTCTGCTGGAGAACGAGTACCCGCGCGCCTACGTCACCCGCCGCATCGCCTCGCTGAAGGGCGGATCCGTGTACTACGGCCCCTTCCCTTCGCGCGCCATCGCGGAAAAATTCCTCAACGACTCGCTCGACCTCTTCAAGATCCGCCGCTGTGACTTCGAGATCCACCCCGACCCGAAGTATCCCGGCTGCATTTATTCCGAGATGAAGATGTGCCTCGCGCCCTGCTTTGCCGGCTGCACCCCCGTCGAGTACTCCGCCGAAGTCTCCCGGGTGCGCGCTTTCCTCGACACCGCCGGGCAGTCCCTCATCCGCGAACTCGAAACCCAGCGCGAGCGAGCTTCTGAACAACTCCATTTCGAGCAAGCCGCCGCACTTCACCAGCGCATCGAGAAGATCAAGGCGGCCACACACCTGCCTGACATCATTCGCCCGCTCGACCGCGTGTCTGGCGTCCTGGTCCAGACCTCGGCGGAAAAGGACTGCGTCTGCCTGTTTCCCGTTGACGCCGCCCGCCTCGCCGACCCCGTCGCATTCTCCCTCCAGCAACACGAGGGCAAAATGCAGTCCATGGAATCGCGCCTTCAGCAGGCCCTCGGCGCCGCCCCGCGCCCGACCGCCGCCTCCGCGCTGGAACGTATGGAGCACCTCGCCATCCTCAAGCGCTGGTACTATCGCTCCAGCAAGGTGGGGGAACTCTTCCTGGTGGACGACTCGGGCGAGCTCCCCTACCGCAAGCTGGTGCGCGGCGTCTCCCGCGTCTTCCGCGGCGAGAAGGCCGAGACCGACGCCATGTCCACCGCCGCCCGCGAGTACTGGCTGGCACGCACCCGCGAGACGGAGAATCCCGCTTGATCACCTACCAGCACGCGGTCGAGAAACTTCTCGAGCTGGGCCACGAGCTCCATGCCACTCCGTCGAATAAGTTCGACCTCGCCTATGTCCGCGTGATGCTCGACGCCCTCTCCCATCCCGAGCGCCGCTTCGCCGCCGTACTCATTGCCGGCACCAACGGCAAGGGCTCGACCGCCGCCACGCTCGAGTCCATCCTCCGCGCCGCCGGACATCGCACCGCCCTTTACACGTCTCCTCACCTGGTACGCGTGAATGAGCGCATCCAGGTGGACGGCGAGGAGATCACCGACGCCGAGTTCGCCGTCGTCTATGACCGCGTCGAAGCTGTGGTCCAGGACCTGCTTGCCAAGGACACGCTCCCCTGGCACCCCAGCTTCTTCGAGATGCTCACCGTCATGGCCTTCGAATACTTCGCCATGTCGGGGGTGCAGATCGCGGTGCTCGAGGTCGGCATGGGCGGCCGCCTCGACGCCACCAATGTGGTCGAGCCCATCGTCGCCGTCATCACCGACGTCGCCCTCGACCACCAGAGGTTCCTCGGCGACACCATCACCCAGATCGCCCGCGAAAAGGCCGGCATCATCCGCCCGGGCGGTATCGTGGTCACCCTGCCGCAGCACCCCCAGGCCAACGACGTCATCGGCAATACCATCCTCGACCGCGGCGCCACCGCCATTACCGCCGTGCCCTATGTGCCTCCAGTTTCGCCGGGAGCTGATTTGAATGGGCGCGGTGTCAGTAATTTGAAGGGGCACGGCTCCAGTGATTTGAAGGGGCACGGCTTCAGCCGTGCCAATACCGGCCAAAAAGATGGAGGGGCTTTAGCCCCTGAGGGACCCGATCCTTCGCGAAACGTGGAACGCGAAACGCGAAACGTCTATCCCCTTATGGTTCAGGGCCAGCAGATTCTCGTCGACTCTCCCCTCCTCGGCCGCCACCAACTCCGCAACATCGCGCTGGCCATCGCCGCCGCCGAGCAGGTGAACAACTTCGGATTCCGCGTGATCGCGCAGGACATCGAGCGCGGTATCCGCGACACCCGCTGGCGCGGCCGCTTTCAGCGCCTCGCGCCACATGACGCCTGGCCCGAGATCATCCTCGACGTTGCCCACAATCCGGCCGGCGCCTGGGCCCTGCGCTCGACGCTTTCCGAGTGCGTCGGCGAGCGTCCGCTCACCTTTGTCTTCGGCGCCATGCGCGACAAGGCCATCGCCGAGATCGCCGAGATCCTTTTTCCGCTGGCCGCGCACGTCATCGCCACCCACGCCCACAACCCGCGCGCCGCCACCCCCGACGAGATCCGCCACGCCGCCGCCCGCGCCGCTGCCGACATCGAGCCCGCCGATTCCGTCCCAGCCGCCCTTGACCGTGCCCGCGATCTTGCCGGCAGCCACGGCCTCATCGTCGTCACCGGCTCGATCTACATTGTTGGGGAAGCGCTTGCGGTGCTCTCGCGGCAGCTCGCTGCGCGCCAGGTGTAGCGCGTGGAACAACCATCCCAACTCCGCCTCCGCCTGAGCTGGATCCGCGGCATCTTTTTCTTCAACCCGCTGATCTACTCCTACACCATCATCCTCGGGACGCTTTCCCTGCTCTCATCCTTCTTCGACCGCTCCGGACGCATCCAGCACGGCTTCGCGCGGCTCTGGTCCTGGCTGATCCTGAAGACCATCATGTCGCCCGTGCGGGTCACCGGCCTCGACAAGATCGACACTTCCAAGCCCCAGATCTACGCCTCCAACCACATCTCCGCCCTCGACATCCCCGTGCTCTACGTCCACCTGCCCTTCCAGTTCCGCATCATGGCCAAGAAGGAACTGTTCCGCTATCCGTTTATGGGCTGGCACCTGAAGCGCTCCGGCCAGGTGCCCATCGAGCGCGACAATGCCATCGCCTCCATCCGCGCCCTCAACCGTGCCACGGAAAGCCTTAAGGCAGGCATGCCGCTGGTGGTCTTCCCGGAAGGAGGCCGCTCCGCCACCGGACAGGTGCAGCCCTTCATGCCCGGCGCTTTCTATGTCGCCATCAGGGCGCAGTGCGAAGTCGTGCCCATCGCCCTGGTCGGCACTTACGAACTGCTGCCCATGAATACCTTCCACATCAAGCCGCGTCAGCTCGAGATGGTCGTCGGCGAGCCCATCTCGACCGCAGGATTCACCACCAAGCAGATGAGCGCGCTCGCCGCCACGGTCCAGAAAGCCGTCGAAGACCTCTACTACGCCCGCAGCGCCGTCCCCGACCCACGCACCTCCGCGGCTATCGCCGGTCCCGCCGAAACCGGGCAAAACATAAGGTGACGAGAAGCTTCCAATTGGTGTCATCCTGAGCGAGCGCGGCGTTCTTCGCCGCGCGAGTCGAAGAGCCTGCCCCGAGCAAAGCCGAGGGGACCCCTACTCTGAAAAGGACACCGTCATCCCTAGCGTGCGCCCGGGTTTGGCGCGAGTCGAGGGACCTGCATTTCAACTTCTCTGCGCTCTCTGCGACCTCTGCGGTGAAATGGTTTACTTCTTCGATCGCGCCACCTCGCCCATCTCGCTTGCGATCTTCTCCACCAGCCCGCCCTGGTAAAGATCGAAGTGGTCGCGGCCTTCGATGTAGGTGACCTTCGCATCCGCATTCAGCTCCTTCAGCGTCTGCTCCAGCAGCCGTGCCGCATCGTTCAGATAGAAATTGTCCGCCGTGCCCACCCACAGGTGGATCTTCCCCCGCAGCTCCGGCCCCAGCCGTTTCCAATTGCGCCGCAGGTATTGGTCGATGTCGTACCGCTCCTCCCAGCTCTTGACCACGAACGGGTCCAGCGCGCCCGTCTCGCGATCGAACAATTCCATGGGACGCCCGTCTTCCCCGCGCGGGCTGAACACCGCGTCGAATGATTGGATCTGCCCGCCGTAGTCGCCCAGAACCCGCTCGAGCTGCACATATTCCTTCATGGACATGATCTGCTTGCCGTGGAAGCGCACCAGGTTCCGCTCTTTCCCTTCGGCGGTGTAATAAAAATTGTCGCCGCGCAGCAGGTCGATGTCGGTGAAACTGCGGAAATCCTCCGGGTCCGGCGATGTGGACCACGTCCCGCCGAACACGCGTGGATAATTGATCTCCAGCCACAGCGACGACCACCCGCCCGACGAATGGCCCGTCAGCAGCCGCCCCTGCGGCTTCCCGTCCATGCGGAACTTTTTCTCCAGAAATGGAATGAACTCTTGCGTCAGCGCCTGTCCCCACGGCCCGTTGTTCACCGAATCCGCGAACTCGTGATGTCCCAGCGGGCACTCGCCGTTCAGAAACACGTAGATCATCTCCGGGACCTTGCCCGACGCCATCTTCTTGGCGAGTATCGGCGCGTCGCGATGGCCGATGTCCAGGTGGTTTCCTCCGAAGCCGTGGATCACGTACACCGTCGGGTACCGCCGCGCGGTCTCCCTGGCGTAGCTCGGCGGCAGCAGCACCACTGCATCCATGCGGATTGGTCGCCCCCAGAACCGGCTCAGCGACGCGCTTTCCATTGAGACCACTTTCTGCGTCTCCGTCTCCGCGAACGCCCCTTCCGGCACGCGCTGGCTCAGCGTCAGCGCGACTGGTCCCGCCTTAGCGGGGTCGAACCCGCGCTCCATCACCACCTCGCTTCGCAGGTCGCCGCCGTCCGTGCGCTCCCTGTAGGCGTAGTTGTGGTTCACGTCGAGCAGCGCCATGAACTGGTAATCCCCCGCCGGCGCCTCGGCGAAGGACTTGGGAAAGACCAGCGTGGGCGCCACCTCCAGCGGCTTGCCTGGAGCCAGGTCGTGCACCTCCACCGCCTCCTCCCACACTTTTGTGGGCTCCATCAAGTTCGGCTCCAGCACCTCTCCAGCTTTGCTGCCCGGCGTCATAAACACGATCAGCCGCCCCGACACCGGCTTCTCCGAAAGGCCCGGCGCCAGCGTGATCTGGAAGCGCACCGCGTTCTGCGCCAAGGCGTTGGCAGCAAGCAGTAACACCAGGACTATTCGACCGATCATCAGTCCTCCAGGAAAACCGACCGATTCTACGCTCGCGCGTTGTCCACTGAGTACTGAGTACTGAGTACTCACTTGTGACTTCGCAGACGCTGCCGTATCATTTTCAGTGCCATATTGGCCCGAGGCTTCCCCCATGGAACCGCAAGAATTCTGGCGCGAGATGGAGCGCCGCATCGCTCCCTACGATCTTCTCTGTCATCCTCTCTACAAGGCCTGGAGCGCCGGCGAACTCACCCGCGAAGACCTGAAGCAATACGCTTCCGACTATTACCACCACGTTGCGGCTTTCCCCACCTATCTCAGCGCGTTCAACGCCCGCCTTTCCGCCGGGCCGCTGCGCGAGGCGGTGATGGCCAATTACAGCGATGAGCTCGGCGTCGGCTCCCCCGACGGACGCCCCCACGACGAGATCTGGCTCGACTTCGCCGAAGGCGTAGGCGCGCATGCCGCCGAGGTCCGCGCCCAGCAGCCCGTCCAGGAAGTGCGCGACCTGATCGACACTTTCCTGCGCATCGCACGCACCGCATCCAATCCCGAAGTGATTGCCGCGTTCTGGGCCTACGAGTCTCAAGTCCCGCGCCTCGCCCGCGAGAAGTACGTCAAGCTGCGCGAGAAGTACGCGGCCGACGATGTCACTTGCGGCTACTTCGACCTGCACGCCATCGCCGACGTCTACCACGCCCAGACCTGGAAGCGGAAACTGGGCTACGAGCTGCGCGACAATCCTGGCCTCGAAGAGGCCGCGCTCAACGCCGCCGAAGAGGCCGCCAAGGCCCTCTGGCGCGCCCTCGACGGCATCGACCGCAAGCGCAAGCAACGCGTCGCCGCCTAGATGACATAATCTACGACCCGGGTCCCCTGATCGCCATTCCGGTGACCCGGTTTTGTTTGAGCTAGAAGCTAGTAGCTAGGAGCTAGCAGCTGATGCCCAAACCCGTTCCCCCCGGCGCTCGCGCCGAGATTGAAGAAACCGTCACCCACGAGCTCACCCTCACCGCGCACCATCCTGAGCTGCCGCCCGTCTATTCCACGCCCGACATGGTCCGGCTCATGGAGACTGCCTGCTTCTACGCCCTCCAGCCTTACGCCGAGGGCGACGAGATCACCGTCGGCACCGCCATCCACGTCACCCACACCGCCCCCACCGGCATCGGCGCCAAGGTCAAGGCCGAGGCCGTGCTCGAATCGCTCAACGGCCGCTTCTACACCATGCGTGTCCGCGCCTGGATGTCGAACGGCAGCGGCGGCTGGCAGGAGATCGGCTCCGGCACCGTCGACCGCGCCTTCGTCAGCGTCGGCAAATTCCTCGCCCGCATGTCCAAGAAGTCCTAAGTCGATTTGCGTCATCCTGAGCGAGGGCGCGCTCCGCGCCCGAGTCGACGGACCCTCGGCCAAAACTACTTCTTACCGTTGTCATCCTGAAGTGTTGTCATCCTGAGGGGCTTTAGCCCCGAAGGACCTCGGAGCCCCTGGCACGACCAGTGCCGTGAATCGGTTTCTCCGCAAATGTCCGCAACTCCAGCCTTACGACTGACGCCATTCCCCTGTGCTCCTCCGTGCCCTCTGTGTTTAAATCTTCCCTCCCATGCGCAAACTCGCTTTCGCTCTCGTCCTGCTGCTCGCCACCATCGCCACCGCCCAGGTTCGCACCGTCGTCCGCGCCGGACGCCTCCTCGACGTCAGGACCGGCCAGCTCCTCCGCAATCAGGCCATCGTCATCGAAGGCGACAAGATCGTCTCGGTTGGGGCCGCTGCCGACACCAAGGGCGCACAGGTCATCGACCTGCCCAACGCCACCGTTCTCCCCGGCCTCATCGACGTGCACACGCACCTCACTTACGATCCCGGCAACATCGCCATGCAGATTGTGACCAACTCCGGCGCGCGCGAGGCGCTGATCGGCGCCAGGAACGCCCGCATCACCCTGGAGGCCGGCTTTACCGCCGTGCGCAACGTCGGCGCCTACCACTATGCCGACATCGCCCTGCGTGACGCCATCAACGCCGGCGACATCCCCGGGCCCCGCATGCTCGTTTCCGGTCCCGCTCTCAGCATCACCGGCGGACATTGTGACGACAACCTTCTTCCCTTCGAGTACCACCACAGCGCTGAGGGCGTGGCCGATGGCGTCGAAGCCGTCCAGCACAAGACTCGCGAGATCATCAAGTACGGCGCCGACTTCATCAAGGTCTGTGCCACCGGCGGCGTGCTCTCCAGGGGCGACGACCCCCGCCACTCCCAGTACACCCTGGAGGAGATGAAGGCCATCGTCGCCGACGCCCACCGCCTCGGACGCAAGGTCGCCGCCCACGCCCACGGCGCCGAGGGTATCCGCTGGGCCTCCATGGCCGGCGTCGACTCCATCGAGCACGGCTCCTACATCGACGACGCCGCCATCGCCGAGATGAAGAAGAATGGCACCTATCTCGTGCCTACGCTCTTCCTCCAGCAGTGGTTCCTGGAGAACGCGGAGAAGGTCGGCGCCCCCCGCTACGCCATCGACAAGGCGAAGATGGTCTTTCCCGAAGCGCAGAAGAACCTGAAGCACGCCATCCAGAGCGGCGTGAAGGTCGCACTCGGCACCGACTCCGCCGTCTACCCCCACGGCCTCAACGCCGGCGAGTTCGCCGTCTACGTCAGGATGGGCATGACCCCGATCCAGTCCATCCAGACCGGCACTATCAACGCCGCCGATCTCATGGGCTGGTCCGGCCGCGTCGGCGCCCTCGAACCCGGCAAGTTCGCCGACCTCATCGCCGTGGACGGCGACCCCACACAGGACGTCACCACCCTCCAACACGTGAAGTTCGTCATGAAAGGTGGCAAGGTCTACAAGAACGAGTACGCCAAGTAGATTGGGAGACGAGCAATTGGGTAATTGCTTCCCGAAATGGTTCTCAATTACCCGATTACTCAATTACCCGATTTTTGCGTCCTCGCTTCGCCGCGACGCATCTGTCTCTCCCGATGCTCCAAATGTCCCGCAAGTGCGTCCCCTACACGCCGGTCACCTCCAAGCTGGCCGAGCTGACGGTCGCTCTGGTTTCCTCCACCGGCGTCTACCTCATGGACCAGCCGCCGTTCAACGACGACGGCGACGAAACCTTCCGCGTACTCCCCGGCGACCTCAACGTCTCCGACCTACGCTTCAAGCACGGCCATTACGACACCAGCGAAGCGATCAAAGACCCCAACTGCGTCTTTCCCATCGAGCGTCTCCGCAAACTCGCCGCCGAAGGCTTCATCAAGGCGGTCTCCAACAAGCACATTGGTTGCAAAGGATTCTCTACCGACCTCAAGAAGCAGTACGAGATCATGGCCCCCGGCATCGCCAACGAGATCGAGCGCTCCCAGGCCGACGCCGTCGTCCTCACCGGCGGTTGACCGGTCTGCCATCGGGTAATCGTTGCGGTGCAACGAGAGATAGAAGCCAAAGGTATCCCGACCGTGCTCATCACGGTGGTGCCCGCGGAATCGCGGGCCATGCGCCCTCCCCGCGCCGTCTATCCCAGGGGAAACACGCTCGGCCGCGTCCTGGGCTCCGCCGGCGAGCGCGAGAAACAGACGCGCGTCCTCTCCACCGCCTTGCGCCAGTTTGAGTCCCAGCAACTCCCCGGCAGCATCATCGAATTCGAGCCGTAGATTTGCTTTTGTAGGCCGTGCGCCCCCGCACGGCCCCGATCGGCGCCCGCATGGGCGGCCTTGCGAGCGCGCGTCGAGGAGCCTGTCCTGAGCGAAGCGAAGGAACCCCTACCCGCGAAGTCTCGCCGTCCCGGGCTGCTAGAATAGCCGCCGATGTCCCAAGCCACCCAGGCCGAGACCCGTCCCGCCGCCGACGTCGTCCGTTCCGTCGCCGTTTCCCAGGCCCCCAACGGAGTCTGCTACGCCATGTCCGGCGAGACCGCTCTGGCCGCCCACGACCTCGACCGCATGGTCGCCGTTGTGCCCGGCGCCATCGCCGCCGCACTGGAGCGCAAGGCCTACTACTTCGTGCCTCTCACCGTCAGCCGCGGCGACGAAACCCTCATCGCCGACCGCTACGACATCGCCCTCAGCGACCAGGCCGTCTGCCACCGCAATCTCGACATGGGACAGGCGCAATGCGTCTTCATCTCCACCCGCCTCATGGACGACAAGTTCTCCGTCGCCTTCGAGTTCTACATCAACGTCGGACACGCCTTCGTGGAGCGCGCCGGCGTCTCCCGCGACTTCGCCGACCTCGCTTGGAAGCAGGTCCTCGACAAGGCCCGCGGCGAGACCTCCCTCGACGCCCACGAGCTGCGCAAGATCGCCACCACCTCCGGCCCCGACGCCGAGCGCGCCCGCAACGAGTACTTCGAGGCCGCCTTCTCCGACGTCATCGCCATCTACCTGCTCTCCATGTATCTCGACGTGGATTACTACGAACTCCGCGAGCGCGACTATCCCTTGCTCGCTCCCGCCCCCCTGGCCGAACGCCTGCGCAAGATCAACGAGCTCTTCCCACCGAATCCGGGCTTCGAGTTCGCTATCTACTACCGCCGCCGCACGTAGCCAAGAACTTCAGGTTTGTCATCCTGAGGGGCTGGTAGCCTCGGCCTTCAGGCCGAGGTCTCCCCGAAGGACCTCGGAGCAGTTTGCAGCGTCAGTGCTGTGTATCGGCTTCTCCTCTAAGGCTGGCAGCGGCGGCCCACGACTCACGGCTCCCGACCTCTCTGTGATTAAATACCGCCAATGATCGCCCACCTCCGCGGCCGCCTCCTCTCCAAGCATCCCAACCAGGCCGTCGTGGACTGCGCCGGCGTCGGCTACGACGTCACAATATCCATCCCAACTTTCTCCGGCC harbors:
- a CDS encoding UvrB/UvrC motif-containing protein, giving the protein MLSRSLDFSPARDAEIFNEVPAAAAVFLIRGDSGEPYVSKTANLKRRLVRLLGKPEEHTRKLSLRDVARTIEYSLTGSDFESQLTLYRAVRAVFPEKYRDKLKLRFAPLVRFLLENEYPRAYVTRRIASLKGGSVYYGPFPSRAIAEKFLNDSLDLFKIRRCDFEIHPDPKYPGCIYSEMKMCLAPCFAGCTPVEYSAEVSRVRAFLDTAGQSLIRELETQRERASEQLHFEQAAALHQRIEKIKAATHLPDIIRPLDRVSGVLVQTSAEKDCVCLFPVDAARLADPVAFSLQQHEGKMQSMESRLQQALGAAPRPTAASALERMEHLAILKRWYYRSSKVGELFLVDDSGELPYRKLVRGVSRVFRGEKAETDAMSTAAREYWLARTRETENPA
- a CDS encoding bifunctional folylpolyglutamate synthase/dihydrofolate synthase, which gives rise to MTYQHAVEKLLELGHELHATPSNKFDLAYVRVMLDALSHPERRFAAVLIAGTNGKGSTAATLESILRAAGHRTALYTSPHLVRVNERIQVDGEEITDAEFAVVYDRVEAVVQDLLAKDTLPWHPSFFEMLTVMAFEYFAMSGVQIAVLEVGMGGRLDATNVVEPIVAVITDVALDHQRFLGDTITQIAREKAGIIRPGGIVVTLPQHPQANDVIGNTILDRGATAITAVPYVPPVSPGADLNGRGVSNLKGHGSSDLKGHGFSRANTGQKDGGALAPEGPDPSRNVERETRNVYPLMVQGQQILVDSPLLGRHQLRNIALAIAAAEQVNNFGFRVIAQDIERGIRDTRWRGRFQRLAPHDAWPEIILDVAHNPAGAWALRSTLSECVGERPLTFVFGAMRDKAIAEIAEILFPLAAHVIATHAHNPRAATPDEIRHAAARAAADIEPADSVPAALDRARDLAGSHGLIVVTGSIYIVGEALAVLSRQLAARQV
- a CDS encoding 1-acyl-sn-glycerol-3-phosphate acyltransferase; amino-acid sequence: MEQPSQLRLRLSWIRGIFFFNPLIYSYTIILGTLSLLSSFFDRSGRIQHGFARLWSWLILKTIMSPVRVTGLDKIDTSKPQIYASNHISALDIPVLYVHLPFQFRIMAKKELFRYPFMGWHLKRSGQVPIERDNAIASIRALNRATESLKAGMPLVVFPEGGRSATGQVQPFMPGAFYVAIRAQCEVVPIALVGTYELLPMNTFHIKPRQLEMVVGEPISTAGFTTKQMSALAATVQKAVEDLYYARSAVPDPRTSAAIAGPAETGQNIR
- a CDS encoding enterochelin esterase; its protein translation is MIGRIVLVLLLAANALAQNAVRFQITLAPGLSEKPVSGRLIVFMTPGSKAGEVLEPNLMEPTKVWEEAVEVHDLAPGKPLEVAPTLVFPKSFAEAPAGDYQFMALLDVNHNYAYRERTDGGDLRSEVVMERGFDPAKAGPVALTLSQRVPEGAFAETETQKVVSMESASLSRFWGRPIRMDAVVLLPPSYARETARRYPTVYVIHGFGGNHLDIGHRDAPILAKKMASGKVPEMIYVFLNGECPLGHHEFADSVNNGPWGQALTQEFIPFLEKKFRMDGKPQGRLLTGHSSGGWSSLWLEINYPRVFGGTWSTSPDPEDFRSFTDIDLLRGDNFYYTAEGKERNLVRFHGKQIMSMKEYVQLERVLGDYGGQIQSFDAVFSPRGEDGRPMELFDRETGALDPFVVKSWEERYDIDQYLRRNWKRLGPELRGKIHLWVGTADNFYLNDAARLLEQTLKELNADAKVTYIEGRDHFDLYQGGLVEKIASEMGEVARSKK
- a CDS encoding iron-containing redox enzyme family protein, which translates into the protein MEPQEFWREMERRIAPYDLLCHPLYKAWSAGELTREDLKQYASDYYHHVAAFPTYLSAFNARLSAGPLREAVMANYSDELGVGSPDGRPHDEIWLDFAEGVGAHAAEVRAQQPVQEVRDLIDTFLRIARTASNPEVIAAFWAYESQVPRLAREKYVKLREKYAADDVTCGYFDLHAIADVYHAQTWKRKLGYELRDNPGLEEAALNAAEEAAKALWRALDGIDRKRKQRVAA
- a CDS encoding thioesterase codes for the protein MPKPVPPGARAEIEETVTHELTLTAHHPELPPVYSTPDMVRLMETACFYALQPYAEGDEITVGTAIHVTHTAPTGIGAKVKAEAVLESLNGRFYTMRVRAWMSNGSGGWQEIGSGTVDRAFVSVGKFLARMSKKS
- a CDS encoding amidohydrolase family protein, encoding MRKLAFALVLLLATIATAQVRTVVRAGRLLDVRTGQLLRNQAIVIEGDKIVSVGAAADTKGAQVIDLPNATVLPGLIDVHTHLTYDPGNIAMQIVTNSGAREALIGARNARITLEAGFTAVRNVGAYHYADIALRDAINAGDIPGPRMLVSGPALSITGGHCDDNLLPFEYHHSAEGVADGVEAVQHKTREIIKYGADFIKVCATGGVLSRGDDPRHSQYTLEEMKAIVADAHRLGRKVAAHAHGAEGIRWASMAGVDSIEHGSYIDDAAIAEMKKNGTYLVPTLFLQQWFLENAEKVGAPRYAIDKAKMVFPEAQKNLKHAIQSGVKVALGTDSAVYPHGLNAGEFAVYVRMGMTPIQSIQTGTINAADLMGWSGRVGALEPGKFADLIAVDGDPTQDVTTLQHVKFVMKGGKVYKNEYAK
- a CDS encoding glycine/betaine/sarcosine/D-proline family reductase selenoprotein B; this translates as MSRKCVPYTPVTSKLAELTVALVSSTGVYLMDQPPFNDDGDETFRVLPGDLNVSDLRFKHGHYDTSEAIKDPNCVFPIERLRKLAAEGFIKAVSNKHIGCKGFSTDLKKQYEIMAPGIANEIERSQADAVVLTGG